ATTACCCTTCTCGTCCGTCTCGGATTGTAACAGCCAGTCCATAAACTGTTTTAAGGTGTCGGGGCCTTGAAATACGAAGCGGCGTTGCGATCCAAACGCATGACAGTAATCACAGCGCGTGTCAATGTCTAAACTGTCGCAATGTTGACACACGCGTTCGGCCACACAGAGATTAAGGGTGTGAATTCCGTTTTCCTGTGTACATTCAAAatcgaaataaatgtacattttcaattccTTGTTGTGTTTGGGCTTGGGTTTCTTTTGAACGAAGCAGAAATGTGGGGTGGTGACGAGTTTCTTGCAGATGCGGCATTGTGTTTTTCCCCCGCACGCGTGTCCCTTTAATAATTGCTTAGACATCCATTTCTGGCACTGGTCGCAACGTCCCATTAAACTACACACGGTTGTCGTGGTATTGCTACTGTAAGGTTTCAAGTGGGTCTGGTAACACGCAGCATTTCTAaaaaatcccttacaatgaGAGCATTCCGTGCGGGTGCCGTCCGGGGAACAGGGGGTGTCGGCCAAACAAAACGAACAGCGGTGAGGGCAGACTGTACGGTGCTCTTCGATGTGACTATATCCAATATCACAGTAATCACAATAATATGGATTTTCCGTCACTCCCGGCATCGATGTTATGGTATCGTAATGTTCGTTATCCAGCAGGATGTTCAAACATTTTCCGCTCCCTTGGCCTCTGTAGATGGGGTTTAATCGTAATCGCTGTGTGTTTgtcttaaattgaaatattttcaagcgATACTCGGGAGCTAAGACCTGATGTAATTTCTCCCATTCCTGAGGCCCACACGGTTGGTCGTTTGCACACCCGGCGAGTTCCATGAGAGCTAAGGCCTGTCGTTTCTGGTCGAGCGATTGTGTATCCCCTTTTCTCATCCTTAACCATTTCTTCTCCCATTCTGGGTCGGAATGCTCGGGTTTTTGACTGTGAAGTCGCGCCACAACGATAGCTCGAGGGAGACACAATGAATCGTCGGGGTTGTTAATACGAACGATGGCTCTCTTGGAGGTCTTGAATTTCTCCTTATCCACGTGCAGATGTTTTCTCTTCACGCCGCCGCCACTCCCCTGGGGGTATTTCACGTGGAAAAAATCCAGCTGCATAGATCCGTCTGTGATGACAAATTCCTTCTTAGATTGCTGCACggcttctattttgtttaaaattttctccTCGTTGAGGTTTTTGGACTGGGTAAATTCGACCCAGATGTCTGAATCCAAAGCGGGGTGTCGAATGTTGAGCCTTACATAATCGTTCGGGTTACACTGCATCCGTAATTTCACTTTTTGAAGTAAATCCCGAAATAAACGCCGAATAATTGAAGAATCTGGAATGGGCCTAAAAGTTACGTTGTAGacattttgtttcactttgaaTTTCCGGGAATGACGATCTCTATCAAGCTGAATATGGTAGTATTCCGACACTAACCTTCTAGGTTGTTGCTGATTTCGTAATCCGCGACCTTGTTGTAAAATTTCTAGTCGCTCTCTATTCCGTCTGCGGAGTTGTAATTCGCGCGCTCGATGTAAGTGAAGATGTTGTTCTAAATATCTTAATCGCTGCTCccttctatctctctctctatccTGGATTCGCTCAGACATGCTGATGAAAGTGACAACGCGAATTGTGTATTGcgtttatatacttattgtgacgtcatcgaAAAGCAGGTTTTTCCTCAACGTCATATAGAATGTTCCAGGCCTAGCTCGGCCACAGCGTCATATAGAATGTTCCACAACGTCAATAACTTGAACTCTAAATTAATTAGATTATAACATTTAATAAATAGAGTCATTTAATCATGCgtttttttattaataacaCTGTGGGTTTTAAAGGATTCAAACACTGAGGAATAAAACAAGGTTTAAACCAtgcggtgttttttttttttttttttttaataacacTGTGAATTTAAAGGAATTAAACACTGAGGATTAAAACACGGTTTAAATCAcgcgtttttgttttttttattattaataacACTGTGAATTTAAAGGAATCAAACACTGAGGATTAAAACACCGATAAAACACGGCTCAGACCTCGTCATAGCGATCTCGACTTTAGTTAGTGTTATCGATTTTTTCTCCCCATTGTTGTGTCATAGCTCCGCACGCCCTccaaaacatattaatttcttaatttgaaaagtgatgaGACCAAGTTTatcgtgacttgtaacatgtctaaattttgcattgaatatgtaAGATGCGGCAATTTTTGcatatacgaagttgaatctagcctgaaaaatatgttttctgttgaagccacaacttactcccctaactttccttttgcactgaagttcacatgttacataaatcaaacatctttcactcaaAAACCTCGGAGTGTTGtaccaatgatgaaatttgtatgTACGGAATTTCACAAATGAGTTCATTGTGAAAGTCTctatacgtgtagattaggggcaatatcaagatcacaatataatatggctattactttagcatgtatgttatacaaagaagaaattgaaaatatttcaatatcaaagagaattaatataacccatttgacataAACTTTTACACGAATGCGGTTTATCGTTTggcagcggtggtaaataacgaaaaaatattttgacatttctaaTCGTAAAGGAATGTAGagatgtacgtcatgaccttcatcatgatgtatttttcattgtgacgtcatgtaatgCGGCAGTGGggtaaagtacattttttttttcctcaCAGCTGTTCTGCATTGTTTTACAATGTTAATCGAATTCTGTTTTATAAAACTACCAAATAGCCGAGTTCATTGTTTACGAAATAGCCGCGTTTCCGAGAATTGAAACCTAACCCTATATATTTTCTGTCAGCTGTTAGACGAGGTCAgtaaattgttattcatattgttgatttaataaatgtgtaaactatTTACATTGTTAATCGAATTCCGTTTTATAAAACTACCAAATAGCCGAGTTCATTGTTTACGAAATAGCCGCGTTTCCGAGAAATGAAACCTAACACTATATATTTTCTGTCAGCTGTTAGACGAGGTCAGTAAATTGTGTGCAAAttgttcatttaataaatgtgtaaactttaaatcATGCGTTTTTTATTAATAACACTGTGAATTTAAAAGGAATCAAACACTGAGGATTAAAACACCGATAAAACACGGCTCGGGCCTCGTCATAGCGATCTCGACATAAGTGttatcgatttttttttcttcccatTATTGCGTCATAGCTCCGCACGCGCTCCTATCTCATAGCGCTCTCCCAAGTTCATACCGTCCTAGCCCGGCACACACAGTCCTAGCACGCGCTACCTCGGCACGCGCAGTCCTAGCACGCGCTACCTCGGCGCGCGAAACCCTAGCTCGGCGAACCCTACGCCCGCTCTCGAATGCACTCTaaaacttgaccttttgacctcaaaagtgcactcagttgaaccaccCATCTAGTCGGGTTATACTACTAGCATGTTCTGCGAATAGTCACATTTtgaattgaggcaggctactgacaagtaAGACGATGTTAcatggggtttcaacaatcgctatttcgcaaattctttggtcggTATAATGTACTTTGCATATACAATTTGAATTAGGTAGAATGTTGTCctattttataccaattgttatctcgtggggatccgagtcagaataggtcctcggtacccccttgcttgtcgtaagaggcgactaaatgggggggggggggtgtccttcggatgagaccgtaaaaaccgaggtcccgtgtcacagcaggtgtggctcgataaagatccctccctgctcaatggccataagcgccgagcataggcctaaattttgcaacccttcaccggcagtggtgacgtctccatacgagtgaaatattctcgagaggggcgttaaacaataatcaattaatcataccaattgttaggtttttctttacattttgattttgtCTACGGAGttctctgtttacctgatcaagatatagggctcacggcgggtgtgaccggtcgacaggagatgcttactcttcttaaGCAGCGAATTCCACGCCTGGTATATcgaggggcccgtgtttgcccaactctttattttgtaatccTTATAGGAATaaagagattgatcacagttcgttatcttcacattttcattcttAGGATACGGGGACCAGTTAATTTGAAATTGTTATGCATATTCATGATTCCATTCGgaacatatatattcatataggAAAAATTAGAGGTATTATCATTCATCTTATCGATCATTTTGTAGTATAGTAAATTTTACTAGGGGAGTGGGAAACACATAACGGAACAGCGAAAGTTACTGGAACTGAAAACGAAgctaaaaaatgaaataagattGGAACCATGCTATATGAGACAAGTGGTTTTGATCCAAAACAAcaattaaatgattttaaaagtttgcTAGCATGCCTCTACAGTTTTTTCTAGATAAATGATTCTACAATAACTTTCAACTATCGGAAAATTAGTTTCAAGAATAAATTTCCGGACCCGCCTCTGAAGTGAGTTCTACAATCTAGGATTTTACAAGAAGGCCAGTTTAATGCAGGTTTCTTTTGTCTTTAGTTACTGAAAAGAGTAAATGTAACCTATTTGCACCTTGCCTAAGGAAAAAGAGTTGAATGCCATTGATTCTCCAATGTTTCATGTTATGCACGTCAAGGTGGTACACGTGCAACTGAAAATCAACGACATGAGAGGATACCAAGTTGCCCCCTCCCCAAAAAAAGATGTggtaaaatttgaaaagatgTCAGATATAATACATTAATTGTCAACCTCCCCAGGGGGCAGAATAAATCATCTACCACGAATATATGTATTCCAATATGCTTTAAGGAATTGAATTTCGTTGTAATTATCACTGGTGTTGGGTTTATTGTACTCTAACACATTTGAACCAAAACCTATTTCATAATCTTCACTTTTAtattactagtacatgtacaaatgtatgaaCATTACACTGTGCTTTCGCAGTTTCCAACATGTGTGATGTATATAGTTTTAATTATTCCTTTTATTTGGTAGTCTCTATGACTTTCTTGATCTTAATAGACCGAGGTTATTAGAAATCTGTATAGATACATTTTCATATTATCAGTAATTATTTTAAAGCGATACATCTTTGGGTTTCACTAGCTATGAATTTCACGTGCAAGCCAGACATGCTTACACAAACAAATTGTATAACACACCTTTAGGTCAAGATGAGTTTCTCGGTGACAAAAAGCAATAAAGACAAACAATGACGATGCCGTCCTGAGGCCTACGTATGGGATAACACATTCAAACTTCAATAGAGACACAAAAATCACCTCTAATGAACCCCAACGAAAAATTACGAAACAAGCCATGATAGCCCGGATGACAACAGCTGTTTATATATACCATTTAAATAGATGTAACAGTTGCTGTGAGTGTTGTCTGTTGGCGACATGGCATGGACTACATTTGGCATGAATCACGTCGTGGTTTCCTTAATCACGGTGTCTTTTCTTTCACCTGTAAACTGTGCGAAGTTGTACTCTGTATGTGATAGACTTCCGAACGACAGAAGTTTCTATGACTTAGAGACTGCCGACTTGGATGGAAATAATCGCACATTGCAGGAGTTTTCAGGGAACGTAACCTTGGTGGTAAATCTAGCTACGTTCTGAGGTAATTTGTAATCCAACACAAATAATGACGGCAAATTTTGGCCAGATCAATATCAGTCTAGGAAATCGTTTTTCATTCCGTATATTATGCTATTTTTGATTCAGCTCGAGTTTAGAGAAAAACAGCAGGATGTTTTCACTTGTCGTTTTCAGTAGTTTGAGGAAATCATTTACATTTCTATAACGTGGATAAAATCGCTGCTAAATGACTAACTTGGTTGTAGATGTCAGattttcattacatgtacataatccAGAAAGACTACCGCATTACATGTACCGCACTGAATATCCGTTATTCGTTTTTCCCGtgtacatacaaaatgtcaATGTCCTATGGGTTTGTATAACTGTACTCttagttttaaaatatcaataccaAGTGTCCAACATCATCCTCTGTGCATtcttattttacctttataGCTGTATATATGCTTATCACAAGCTGACGCATCAGAATGACAGATACAATCTTCAAATAAAAAAGCTTCACTAGATGTAAAGTAAAAACCCAATGTTTCCCATTACTGAATTCAAGATTTATCTAGGCGGTCAATACTTTtcttttgataagaaaattgaaattttgcaGTGAATTATtcgtattacatgtacttgttatTCTGTCATTAAACACACCTCCTGTGTTACTTTTCAGGGTTCACCTATCAGTACCACCAGTTGAATGCATACATCAAATATGACAAAAATCTCAAAGTTCTAGGCTTTCCTTGCAACCAGTTTGGCCACCAGGAACCAGCAGCCAACAAAACGGAGCTCTTTAATGGTTTGAAATATGTTCGTCCCGGAAGCGGTTTTAATCCTTCATTCGATATAATGGGCATAGGCAATGTGAACGGAGATCAGGAATCAACAGTATACACGTATTTAAAGGTATCGAAAGCCATAGCATGAACAAATGTAATTATAACCAACattcaaattgaaatataaaaaatgattttaattatgCATTTCCTGGGGTTCTTTGAGTTGCCTCTTCGGACGGAAATGACTGAGATAGTGGTGATGGCTGGTGACATTTCCGTAGAATAAAGATAATGGGTAAATGATGCTGGTTTGAATTGCTACTTTAAATAACACAGTTACCTTGTTAAATGGTAGTGTTGGTTGTATTAACTCCGGACGTGTCGTTTTCCTAGTCCAGACTTACATTTAACCTGAAAAGAATCCCACActgcatatttttatttaatcatTCTGTTAAATTTATCTTTACTGCTTTGCACGAcggtttaaaactgaaaaataaCGGATTCTTATTTTTAGTCTCATTGACATTACAATCCCGACCCTGATCTAATTTCGGTATATAATGTAACTATTATACAATACCATTATACACTGCAATGCGTCTACAATGTAATTATGagacatctttttttttataggaaAGATGTCGTCTTCCAGACGAAGCCAAATTTTCTCCGCACGAATGTTTTTGGTCCAAATTTAAGACACGTGATGTCGCGTGGAACTTCGAGAAATTCCTGATAGATAGGAACGGAGTGCCTGTATTCCGGTTTCTATCCGTGGTGGAACCAATGGACATCCTGAACATCTCCAAAATGCTTATGTATCCCAATTCCTGCAATAGCTCCTGTGTCGAAAATGAACTACATTTACTAGAAACAAAATATCCAAAGAAATAGAAATCGACATAATTTGCTTCTATTATAGAACGTCGACTAATTGTTACAGAATAGGATTCTCTCATCTGgttaaattttaatgatttctctTGAATGAAATTTGATACCTAGGTCAATAattcaaatctgcattatgtccgAAACAAGAACATAGTCTATACTAATTGAACCAATATTTAATTCCACACATAAGGTAATAAATCTCCATTTCAGTACACTCTTTCGATAGTAAAAATGCTAtttaatgtttttgattttCTAACTATTATGTAATGAACTGATCATGACAAGTATCTTCAAAACTCACAGGAAGATGCTTTGATAGCGTGCTAAGTCATTCAGTCATGCATTCCTAAATGCTTACGTACGTCGTCAGTTTCATTCGTAGTGTTAGAAAATCTAAAACACTGCACCTTAAATAATTGCTAGACTTTATACACGATTTGTTGTGAGCGAGTTCATTGCAGCCATGCTTCCATTTATAATAAATGACATTGTGTTTTTGTAACAAAAGGTTGCCAAATGTATTAAAAATTACAAATGTTGATTGTTGTAAATTGCTTTTAGTTCTTACGAGCTTGCTTATTAACCACAGGAGACTTATGGACACAAGCGTCAAAAATCGGCTACAAACCACTTATCTTACCACAATTGtctattatctcccttttgcAAGAGGACATGCTCCCTGAACTGTACAAAGTTGAAAACCCCCTTCACTTAATGGTTGACTgtgccaagtttaattgaaatgtGCAGACTTGTTCAACACAAAAAACATACAAAGTATTTATTATTTATGCCTGTCTTTGCTTTAGATGATACTTTCCTTATCGCATGGGAATAATCCCGCACTTCAGACTCTCTTACAATATCGCATGGGAATAGTCCCGCACTTCAGACTCTCTTACAGTATCGCATGATGATACTTCCAAGAAAAATGTTTCCATTAATGATCtgttctgggtttttttttttagtttaatactaaatgtatttttgtaaagTTCAGCTTCGCAAAAACACACTACCACATACCTAACCGACCGCTCCTGGCGGGCGTtaacaattatcaaaatatgtagATAAAAGTTCTACAGTGTTATCCGAAACTCCTATTCGGTACAAGTTacttttttcatgaaatgaaCGAGTAAAACTAAATACCATTAATACATAGGTATCTAGAGGTTAGATAGGGACACTGGTTACAGTAACATGACTTGTTACATAGGTATCTAGAGGTTAGATAGGGACACTGGTTACAGTAACATGACTTGTTACATGGGTATCTAAAGGTTAGATAGGGGCACTGGTTACAGTAACATGACTTATTACATAGGTATCTAGAGGTTAGATAGGGGCACTGGTTACAGTAACATGACTTATTACATAGGTATCTAAAGGTTAGATAGGGACACTGGTTACAGTAACATGACTTATTACATAGGTATCTAGAGGTTAGATAGGGGCACTGGTTACAGTAACATGACTTATTACATAGGTATCTAGAGGTTAGATAGGGGCACTGGTTACAGTAACATGACTTATTACATAGGTATCTGGAGGTTAGATGGGGACACTGGTTACAGTAACATGACTTATTACATGGGTATCTAGAGGTTAGATAGGGGCACTGGTTACAGTAACATTACTTATTACATAGGTATCTAGAGGTTAGATAGGGACACTGGTTACAGTAACATGACTTGTTACATAGGTATCTAGAGGTTAGATAGGGGCACTGGTTACAGTAACATGACTTATTACATAGGTATCTAGAGGTTAGATAGGGACACTGGTTACAGTAACATGACTTATTACATAGGTATCTAGAGGTTAGATAGGGGCACTGGTTACAGTAACATGACTTGTTACATATGTATCTAGAGGTTAGATAGGGGCACTGGTTACAGTAACATGACTTGTTACATATGTATCTAGAGGTTAGATAGGGGCACTGGTTACAGTAACATGACTTGTTACATAGGTATCTAGAGGTTAGATAGGGGCACTGGTTACAGTAACATGACTTGTTACATATGTATCTAGAGGTTAGATAGGGGGCACTGGTTACAGTAACATGACTTATTACATGGGTATCTAGAGGTTAGATAGGGACACTGGTTACAGTAACACGACTTATTACATGGGTATCTAGAGGTTAGATAGGGGGTACTGGTTACAGTAACATGACTTGTTACATGGGTATCTAGAGG
This genomic window from Ostrea edulis chromosome 4, xbOstEdul1.1, whole genome shotgun sequence contains:
- the LOC125672442 gene encoding epididymal secretory glutathione peroxidase-like translates to MAWTTFGMNHVVVSLITVSFLSPVNCAKLYSVCDRLPNDRSFYDLETADLDGNNRTLQEFSGNVTLVVNLATFUGFTYQYHQLNAYIKYDKNLKVLGFPCNQFGHQEPAANKTELFNGLKYVRPGSGFNPSFDIMGIGNVNGDQESTVYTYLKERCRLPDEAKFSPHECFWSKFKTRDVAWNFEKFLIDRNGVPVFRFLSVVEPMDILNISKMLMYPNSCNSSCVENELHLLETKYPKK